The Trypanosoma brucei gambiense DAL972 chromosome 10, complete sequence genome has a segment encoding these proteins:
- a CDS encoding 40S ribosomal protein S10, putative — protein MTTYVPKSSRDDVYRFFFTEGVVSCKKDPLGTWKGTLGGKTFKLPTLQVMQLMRSLKSRGLIKEQFAWRHFYWTLNDEGINYMRKYLYLGADAVPNTHKVDHKTFEREGGRGRGRGDGRGRGRGFGRGRGEGRGFGRGRGEGRGRGFHSERDQYRAGAAAQGEDAAPVAAVE, from the coding sequence ATGACCACATACGTCCCAAAGAGCTCGCGCGATGATGTATAccgcttcttcttcactgaGGGCGTTGTTTCCTGCAAGAAGGACCCCCTCGGCACGTGGAAGGGAACTCTTGGTGGCAAGACGTTCAAGCTTCCCACTCTACAGGTAATGCAACTGATGCGTTCCCTGAAGAGCCGTGGCCTCATTAAGGAGCAATTCGCCTGGCGCCACTTCTACTGGACTCTAAATGATGAAGGCATCAACTACATGCGGAAATACCTCTATCTGGGAGCAGATGCTGTGCCGAACACTCACAAGGTGGACCACAAGACCTTTGAACGCGAAGGCGGACGCGGGCGTGGGCGCGGTGATGGCCGTGGCCGTGGGCGCGGGTTCGGACGTGGCCGTGGCGAGGGCCGTGGCTTCGGACGTGGACGCGGTGAAGGCCGTGGCCGTGGTTTCCATAGTGAGCGCGACCAGTACCGCGCCGGCGCTGCTGCCCAAGGCGAGGATGCCGCGCCCGTTGCTGCGGTTGAGTAG
- a CDS encoding RNA editing complex protein MP61, putative translates to MERGGRCLFRRWSTRALPSVSHTLRCRGTISNSGGEGNDPIAEPRRVRLVPSAPHGNNSSELFSVGVDPRSHTCDPDDPYSHIQIYRKDMVADAGGRAFQLSVDVPLKKFVDLFSDFDGKRCKLCNESYMQWHSHSSVIPHSGREALMLEMVRAYCGLPEDIAKMWWHRLNTSPAFNRIPKLSHDNSHTRKRRLQYLLKFLKDRDVIRDTFNVHNSSGAAGRSWEFERLEWIGDNVVKYVFNDRFNVIFPVREGGIRGRLGYAQFMIDGNDGLARAYDYLELQKLTLSDRVVSKFKSDVVETLFGELQLYIWSSETDAGTTCYPLPFTGEMFSLRALVWHVMEELAHVMFMYHVEHALAAIQRVVRENQLQFIRADPALRGHADLQSELANTVYAKKAASGPSKLTSTKVSPGARFRDGGASFYHEASNYDGFKRVCTLGGLLPRPFSPRELTSTTSFLPHLQEDSAMTRRVPVDWTRKLFDDCTGNATKKPGAANFVPWQAVTPQPRSRCSAEEAGRSTSRLGIPELKDALLVAELV, encoded by the coding sequence ATGGAGCGCGGAGGGCGCTGCCTCTTCAGGAGGTGGAGTACCCGCGCATTGCCCTCCGTGTCTCACACACTACGGTGTCGTGGAACAATTTCTAACTCAGgtggggagggaaatgatCCAATCGCTGAACCTCGTCGCGTGCGTCTGGTGCCGTCTGCACCTCATGGGAACAATTCTTCGGAGCTATTTTCTGTCGGTGTGGATCCCAGAAGTCATACATGTGATCCCGATGATCCATATTCCCACATCCAAATATACAGAAAGGACATGGTAGCGGACGCCGGTGGTCGAGCGTTTCAACTAAGTGTTGATGTTCCGTTGAAAAAATTTGTGGACCTCTTCAGTGATTTCGATGGAAAACGTTGTAAGCTCTGCAACGAAAGCTACATGCAGTGGCATAGTCATAGCAGTGTTATCCCCCACTCAGGGAGGGAGGCACTTATGCTTGAGATGGTCCGTGCATACTGCGGCCTACCGGAGGATATTGCAAAAATGTGGTGGCATCGACTCAATACGTCGCCCGCGTTCAATCGCATCCCGAAACTGAGTCATGACAATAGTCACACCAGAAAGCGCAGGTTACAGTACCTTCTGAAATTTCTGAAAGATAGGGACGTGATCCGCGACACATTCAACGTTCACAACAGCTCTGGAGCTGCTGGTCGTTCGTGGGAATTCGAACGTCTCGAATGGATTGGGGATAATGTTGTGAAGTATGTGTTTAACGATCGGTTTAATGTCATATTTCCTGTGCGTGAGGGCGGCATTCGGGGCCGATTGGGGTACGCGCAATTTATGATAGATGGCAATGATGGCTTGGCACGCGCCTATGACTACTTGGAGCTTCAGAAGCTGACTCTAAGTGACCGGGTTGTGAGCAAATTCAAGAGCGATGTGGTGGAGACATTGTTTGGTGAACTTCAGCTTTATATTTGGTCTTCAGAGACGGACGCCGGCACTACCTGTTACCCACTTCCATTTACTGGCGAGATGTTTTCCCTTCGTGCTCTCGTGTGGCACGTGATGGAGGAGTTGGCACATGTAATGTTTATGTATCACGTGGAACACGCGCTTGCGGCTATTCAGCGTGTTGTAAGGGAAAATCAACTGCAATTTATCCGTGCAGATCCTGCACTGCGCGGTCATGCGGACCTGCAGAGTGAGTTGGCAAACACGGTTTACGCTAAAAAAGCTGCGTCTGGGCCAAGCAAACTCACGTCGACAAAAGTGTCTCCTGGTGCCCGTTTCAGGGACGGTGGTGCCTCGTTTTACCACGAAGCGTCGAACTATGATGGTTTCAAACGTGTGTGCACTCTTGGGGGTCTCCTGCCCCGACCATTTTCACCCCGTGAGTTGACGTCCACAAcgtcttttcttcctcatttgCAGGAAGACAGTGCGATGACACGCCGAGTGCCTGTGGACTGGACACGTAAACTTTTTGACGATTGCACTGGCAACGCCACGAAGAAACCCGGAGCCGCCAACTTTGTACCATGGCAGGCCGTCACGCCACAGCCCCGTTCTCGTTGCTCTGCAGAGGAGGCTGGACGATCAACTTCACGCCTGGGTATTCCTGAATTGAAGGACGCACTACTAGTGGCCGAATTAGTTTAG
- a CDS encoding 60S ribosomal protein L24, putative, with product MRTIDCEFSHFAVHPGHGRRYVPFAFLSTKPVLTFARPKCFAMYMRKKNPRFIAWTRTYRRIHRKTTTDRVGRRRAARTVRAERAIVGAELSYIQEVRAKAKKVDRTAKGKAVREEMAARKAAKK from the coding sequence ATGCGGACGATTGACTGCGAGTTCTCGCACTTCGCTGTACATCCGGGCCATGGCCGCCGCTACGTCCCGTTTGCCTTCTTATCAACGAAGCCTGTGCTGACATTTGCGCGCCCGAAGTGTTTCGCGATGTACATGCGCAAAAAGAACCCACGCTTTATTGCCTGGACCCGCACGTACCGCCGCATTCATCGGAAGACGACGACCGACCGCGTGGGCCGCCGCCGTGCCGCCCGCACAGTGAGGGCAGAGCGCGCCATCGTCGGTGCTGAGCTCTCCTACATTCAAGAAGTGCGAGCAAAGGCGAAGAAGGTTGACCGTACCGCCAAGGGCAAAGCCGTGCGTGAGGAGATGGCTGCTCGTAAGGCAGCGAAGAAATAG